The following are from one region of the Klebsiella aerogenes genome:
- the yacL gene encoding protein YacL, whose translation MDYEFLRDITGVVKVRMSMDHEAIGHWFNEEVKDNLALLDEVEQAARTVKGSERSWQRAGHEYTLWLDGEEVMIRANQLEFSGDEMEEGMSYYDEESLSLCGVEDFLQVVAAYREFMQQR comes from the coding sequence ATGGATTACGAATTTCTGCGCGATATTACCGGTGTGGTAAAGGTGCGAATGTCGATGGACCACGAGGCAATTGGCCACTGGTTCAACGAAGAGGTGAAAGACAACCTGGCCCTTCTGGATGAAGTGGAGCAGGCCGCGCGCACCGTGAAAGGCAGTGAACGTTCCTGGCAGCGGGCCGGCCATGAATATACGTTGTGGCTGGATGGCGAAGAAGTGATGATCCGCGCCAACCAACTGGAATTTTCCGGCGATGAAATGGAAGAGGGGATGAGTTATTACGACGAAGAAAGCCTCTCACTGTGCGGCGTAGAGGACTTTCTGCAGGTGGTCGCCGCGTACCGTGAATTTATGCAGCAACGTTAA